One Aegilops tauschii subsp. strangulata cultivar AL8/78 chromosome 7, Aet v6.0, whole genome shotgun sequence genomic window carries:
- the LOC109742248 gene encoding endoglucanase 19, with protein sequence MGPSRGSLVATVAVLHLLLLAPSMAAAFNYADALAKSIIFFEGQRSGKLPPGNRMPWRADSGLADGAQYNVDLVGGYYDAGDNLKFGLPMAFSTTMLAWSVADFGKFMGAELPNARAAVRWGADYLLKAATATPGALYVQVGEPGRDHACWERPEDMDTPRSVYRVDANKPGSDVAGETAAALAASSIAFRRSDPAYASRLLHAAMEVFDFADRHRGSYSDSLSSEVCPFYCSYSGYHDELLWAASWLHRASNNASYMTYVEAYGMQLGAGDDDYSFSWDDKRVGTKVLLSRGFLRRKLQGLQLYKAHSDSYICSLVPGTSSFQAGQYTPGGLIYKEGESNMQYVTTATFLLLAYSKYLKSSGATVSCGGGVVSPADLVALAKRQVDYILGKNPAGRSYMVGFGARYPERAHHRGASMPSVRAHPGRIGCDAGFQYLHAGAANPNVLVGAVLGGPDSRDGFDDDRGNYAQSEPATYINAPLVGALAFFAGTTRK encoded by the exons ATGGGGCCGAGCAGAGGCAGCCTGGTCGCCACTGTGGCGGTGCTCCACCTGCTGCTGCTCGCTCCGAGCATGGCAGCGGCGTTCAACTACGCAGACGCGCTCGCCAAGTCCATCATCTTCTTCGAGGGCCAGCGCTCCGGCAAGCTGCCCCCCGGCAACCGCATGCCGTGGCGCGCCGACTCCGGCCTCGCCGACGGCGCGCAGTACAAT GTGGATCTGGTCGGCGGGTACTACGACGCGGGCGACAACCTCAAGTTCGGGCTGCCGATGGCCTTCTCGACGACGATGCTGGCCTGGAGCGTCGCCGACTTCGGCAAGTTCATGGGCGCCGAGCTGCCAAACGCCAGGGCCGCCGTGCGCTGGGGCGCCGACTACCTCCTCAAGGCCGCCACTGCCACCCCCGGCGCGCTCTATGTCCAGGTCGGCGAGCCGGGACGCGACCACGCATGCTGGGAGCGGCCGGAGGACATGGACACGCCCCGCAGCGTCTACCGCGTCGACGCCAACAAACCGGGCTCCGACGTCGCCGGCGAAACGGCCGCGGCGCTGGCAGCGTCCTCGATCGCGTTCCGCCGCTCCGACCCCGCCTACGCCTCCCGCCTGCTCCACGCCGCCATGGAGGTGTTCGACTTCGCCGACCGGCACCGCGGCTCCTACAGCGACTCCCTCAGCTCCGAGGTCTGCCCGTTCTACTGctcctactcgggctaccacgaCGAGCTCCTGTGGGCGGCGTCGTGGCTGCACCGCGCGTCAAACAACGCGTCGTACATGACGTACGTGGAGGCGTACGGCATGCAGCtcggcgccggcgacgacgactACTCCTTCAGCTGGGACGACAAGAGGGTCGGCACCAAGGTGCTGCTCTCCAGGGGGTTCCTGCGGCGCAAGCTGCAGGGGCTGCAGCTCTACAAGGCTCACTCCGACAGCTACATCTGCTCGCTCGTCCCCGGGACGAGCAGCTTCCAGGCTGGCCAGTACACGCCGGGAGGGCTCATCTACAAGGAGGGCGAGAGCAACATGCAGTACGTGACGACGGCGACGTTCCTGCTGCTCGCCTACTCCAAGTACCTCAAGTCCAGCGGCGCCACCGTGTCatgcggcggcggcgtcgtgtcGCCGGCCGACCTGGTGGCGCTGGCGAAGCGGCAGGTGGACTACATCCTGGGGAAGAACCCGGCGGGGAGGTCGTACATGGTCGGGTTCGGGGCGCGCTACCCGGAGCGCGCGCACCACCGGGGCGCGTCCATGCCGTCGGTGCGCGCGCACCCGGGCCGCATCGGCTGCGACGCCGGGTTCCAGTACCTGCACGCCGGCGCGGCCAACCCGAACGTGCTCGTGGGCGCCGTGCTGGGCGGGCCGGACTCGAGGGACGGCTTCGACGACGACCGCGGCAACTACGCGCAGTCCGAGCCCGCCACCTACATCAATGCGCCGCTCGTCGGCGCCCTCGCCTTCTTTGCCGGAACCACCAGGAAGTAG
- the LOC109742231 gene encoding probable L-gulonolactone oxidase 4, which produces MAARALLPAVLLLGLLLGRAGSSPPPEPVVCARGMSDCTVTNAYGSFPDRTICRAANATFPRTEGELVDAVAAAAAMKRKLKVATRHSHSFPKLACPGGREGTIISTERLNRTVSVDAAKGLMTVESGMVLRDLIHAAAHAGLALPHSPYWYGLTIGGLLATGAHGSSLWGKGSAVHEYVVGMRIVTPAPASQGFAVVRELGHKHPDLDAAKVSLGVLGVVSQVTLQLQPMFKRSVTFVERDDSDFAAQVAVWGDRHEFGDMTWLPRQAKVIYREDGRVDVSSPGNGLNNYLGFRSNPTLGLIIARAAEERLEEDGDDIARCLAALVPAATFRLQGYGFTNDGSFFTGYPLVGYQHRIQASGTCINGKEDGLLSSCPWDPRIRSFFFYNSGFSVALSKAPALVADMQRLRDLNPRALCGLDAKMGVLVRYVRASSAYLGKVEDSVDFDITYYRSYTEGTPRVHSDVIDELEQLALRKYNAVPHWGKNRNFAFDGAIAKYAKAGEFLKVKERYDPDGIFSSEWSDQVLGIKGSPNIVQKGCAMEGHCICSDESHCAPDQGYFCRPGKVYAEARICSLQPASGNTHTDHQDEL; this is translated from the exons ATGGCAGCTAGGGCGTTGCTTCCGGCCGTTCTCCTCCTGGGCCTCCTTTtaggccgcgccggctccagcccTCCGCCGGAGCCGGTGGTTTGCGCCCGTGGCATGTCCGACTGCACCGTCACCAACGCGTATGGCTCTTTCCCGGACCGCACCATCTGCCGCGCTGCCAACGCCACGTTCCCGCGCACCGAGGGGGAGCTCGTGGACGCCGTGGCGGCTGCCGCGGCGATGAAgcgcaagctgaaggtggccacAAGGCACTCCCACAGCTTCCCCAAGCTAGCCTGCCCGGGCGGCCGCGAAGGCACGATCATCAGCACGGAGCGGCTCAACCGGACGGTGAGCGTCGACGCCGCCAAGGGGCTGATGACCGTCGAGAGCGGCATGGTGCTACGGGACCTGATCCACGCAGCCGCCCACGCCGGTCTCGCACTGCCGCACTCGCCGTACTGGTACGGCCTTACCATTGGGGGGCTGCTCGCGACGGGCGCGCACGGGAGTTCGCTTTGGGGAAAGGGCAGCGCCGTGCACGAGTACGTGGTCGGGATGAGGATCGTGACGCCGGCGCCAGCGAGCCAGGGATTCGCTGTGGTCAGGGAGCTCGGCCACAAGCACCCGGACCTCGACGCGGCCAAGGTCTCCCTCGGCGTTCTTGGCGTCGTCTCCCAG GTTACTCTGCAGTTGCAACCAATGTTCAAGCGGTCGGTCACGTTCGTTGAGCGCGACGACTCGGACTTCGCGGCACAGGTGGCTGTGTGGGGCGATCGGCACGAGTTTGGCGACATGACGTGGCTGCCACGGCAGGCCAAGGTCATCTACCGCGAGGACGGCCGCGTTGATGTCTCGTCTCCTGGCAATGGCCTCAACAACTACCTCGGCTTCCGCTCTAACCCGACGCTCGGGCTCATCATTGCCAGAGCCGCGGAGGAGCGCCTAGAGGAGGACGGCGACGACATTGCACGATGCCTGGCGGCGCTGGTGCCCGCAGCAACGTTCAGGCTGCAGGGGTATGGCTTCACGAACGACGGTTCCTTCTTCACGGGATACCCGTTGGTCGGGTATCAGCACCGCATCCAGGCGTCTGGCACATGCATCAACGGCAAGGAGGACGGTCTCCTTTCCTCGTGCCCGTGGGACCCACGCATCCGGAGCTTCTTCTTTTATAACTCTGGCTTCAGTGTTGCGCTCTCCAAAGCTCCGGCGTTGGTTGCTGACATGCAGCGACTCCGTGACCTCAACCCGCGCGCCTTGTGTGGTTTGGACGCCAAGATGGGCGTGCTCGTCCGCTATGTTAGGGCCTCATCTGCCTACCTTGGCAAGGTGGAGGACTCAGTCGACTTCGACATCACCTACTACCGGAGCTACACTGAAGGCACGCCGCGAGTGCATTCTGATGTAATCGACGAGCTTGAACAACTGGCTTTGCGAAAGTACAACGCCGTCCCACATTGGGGCAAGAACCGCAACTTTGCCTTCGACGGTGCCATCGCCAAGTACGCAAAGGCCGGCGAGTTCCTCAAGGTGAAGGAGAGGTATGACCCTGACGGGATCTTCTCTAGCGAATGGAGCGACCAGGTGCTTGGCATTAAGGGGAGCCCAAACATTGTCCAAAAGGGTTGCGCCATGGAAGGGCACTGCATCTGCTCTGATGAGTCACACTGCGCTCCAGACCAGGGCTATTTCTGTCGGCCGGGAAAAGTGTATGCAGAGGCGAGGATTTGCTCACTCCAACCTGCCTCTGGCAACACGCACACCGATCACCAGGATGAACTGTGA